The Deinococcus sp. KNUC1210 nucleotide sequence GGCCAGGGCTTTGGCGCACTTCAGGCTCTCGATCCGCGTGCCCGCGTCACGCTCAGCCACGGGATGAACCGCCCGCCATTTGAACGGACGGCAGGAACGGCAGCGCTGTACGCGCAGGCGCAGCGGCATGCCCACGCCCTGGGCTTCGAGGTCGGAGAAGCCTTCGTGGGCGGCGGCTCGGACGGCAATTTTACCGCGCCCCTCTGCCCCACGCTCGACGGTCTGGGCGCACCCGGCGACGGCGCCCACGCAGCCCACGAGCACATCCGTCTCGACCGCTGGCCCGATCACGCGGCGCTGCTCACCGCCCTGATCCGCGATCCTGGCGTGAACTGAAGCGGGCGTAAACTGGGCGTATGTTTTTTCGCAGACCTGCCAAGAATCCGAACGTCAAGGACGAGAACAACGGCGTGTACCGCGTGCGCGTGAAAACGAGCCGTCACGGCGACGTGGTGGAGCTGCGCTTTACCCGCGCCGCTCACATCGGTATCGACGATGACGGGAACTACGTGTACCGCAAGCCGATTCTCAGCAGCCAGAATCTCGACAAGGGCGAGGTGATGGTGCAGTTCGACAAGCGCTACAACGTCCTGAAGACCGAGGCCGAGGGCGCGACCTTTATTCCGGTGACCGAGTGGGAAGAGTGAGGGCGTAGAAGCGGCCCACCACCCCTGAAGCACGCTGCCTTTTTCTGCAACCCCCCTCACTTGCATCCCAGATAAACCGGATTAAGATAGTCTGGATTATGGCTGAGACGACCCTCGATACCCTGCGGCCCGGAGAGGCGGCCCATGTGGTCAGCCTGGAGCTGCACCACCCGCTGCGCCGCCGCCTGATGGAACTGGGCTTTGTGCGGGGAGCCAGGGTCAGCGTGCTGCGGCATGCGCCGATGGGCGACCCGGTGGAACTGCGGATCGGCGGCACCGAACTGGCGCTGCGCCGCACCGATCTGAGCGCGGTTCGGGTGCGGTCATGACGCTCGCGCCGCTGCCGGTCGAGGGGATGGTGCACGATCTTGCGGCATGTCTGGCGACGGTGGCGCGGCTGCGTGCGGCCCGCGAGCCGCGTGCGGTCATCGTCGGGAACCCGAACGTCGGCAAGACCACGCTGGTCAACGGGCTGGCCGGAACCAATCTGAAGGTCGGCAACTGGTCGGGCGTGACGGTCGAGAAGCGCGAGGCGAAACTCGTGCACGCGGGCCGCAGCGTGCAGCTTCTCGATCTGCCGGGCGCGTACTCGCTCAGCCCGCACACGCCGGAAGAACTCATCACGCGCACCGCGCTGCTCGACGAGGCCCCGGAAGTGGCGATCAACGTACTGGACGCGGGCAATCTGGAACGCAACCTGTATCTGACGCTGCAACTGATGGATTTCCGCATGCCCATCGTGGTGGCGCTGAATCTGGTGGACGAAGCCCGCGAAAAGGGCATGCGGGTCGATGCCGCCGCGCTGGAACGGGCGCTGGGCGTGCCGGTGGTCGAGACGGTGGCGAGCAAGGGCAGCGGGCTGAAAGGGCTGCTGAGTACTGCGCTGGAGCGGGCCGAGGTGGGGC carries:
- a CDS encoding ferrous iron transport protein A, whose product is MAETTLDTLRPGEAAHVVSLELHHPLRRRLMELGFVRGARVSVLRHAPMGDPVELRIGGTELALRRTDLSAVRVRS